In a single window of the Haliaeetus albicilla chromosome 25, bHalAlb1.1, whole genome shotgun sequence genome:
- the LOC104320941 gene encoding uncharacterized protein, translated as MPRGRRRSRRRRRAGTAAPLTLGTALAGRREEGRSRSPRDRGGLAETRWVLGAVAPGSRLGLPGLEALAAAAGPRGGSPPWAAPSLLQVPAAAQPAPRREGSDLPSGAPAALAVLRLQPGAEGSARAAAAAAAAGSAPRLRTVYVNPRWLERQAALGAAAAAASPCAEAAAAAAASGAAGGPAAAAAAAGQGEAAAAEAAAATPYVGLRRPLGYQLAKATKERIWRGEFIDLFSLLHTELAPEHGPRPGDTLDQWVSAFLVYASVLCEKHPARCGAMFKYLDTIRKLHATYGGTSWMSYDEDFRRRAAKDPTLPWGDVDLDLWMKWMAPLKSLVSRQPRADGEAQASPAPPPPPQPPSQSPKQEEKSQTP; from the exons ATGCCACGTGGGAGGCGGCGGAGCCGCCGTCGGCGCCGGGCCGGAACCGCGGCCCCCCTGACGCTGGGGACGGCCCTCGCCGGGCGCCGGGAGGAGGGGAGGTCGCGGAGCCCCCGGGACCGCGGCGGGCTCGCCGAGACCCGATGGGTGCTCGGCGCGGTGGCGCCCGGTTCGCGGCTCGGCCTCCCGGGCCTAGAggcgctggcggcggcggccgggcctAGGGGCGGCTCCCCGCCCTGGGCGGCCCCCTCGCTGCTCCAGGTGCCggcggcggctcagccggccccgcggcgggaggGCAGCGACCTTCCTTCCGGCGCGCCGGCCGCCCTGGCCGTGCTGCGCCTCCAGCCCGGCGCCGAGGGCtcggcgcgggcggcggcggcggcggcggcggcggggtcgGCGCCGCGCCTGCGGACCGTCTACGTGAACCCGCGCTGGCTGGAGCGGCAGGCCGCGctgggggcggcggcggcggcggccagcCCCTGcgccgaggcggcggcggcggcggcggcgagcggcgcggccgggggcccggcggcggcggcggcggcggcggggcagggcgaggcggcggcggcggaggcggcggcggccaccCCCTACGTGGGGCTGCGGCGGCCGCTGGGCTACCAGCTGGCCAAGGCCACCAAGGAGCGGATCTGGCGGGGGGAGTTCATTGatctcttttccttgctccaCACAGAGCTGGCCCCCGAGCACGGCCCGCGCCCGGGGGACACGCTGGACCAGTGGGTCTCGGCCTTCCTGGTGTACGCCAGCGTGCTGTGCGAGAAGCACCCGGCGCGCTGCGGAGCCATGTTCAAGTACCTGGACACCATCCGCAAGCTGCACGCCACTTACGGGGGCACCTCCTGGATGAGCTACGACGAGGACTTTCGGCGGCGGGCAGCCAAGGACCCCACGCTGCCCTGGGGCGACGTCGACCTCGACCTCTGGATGAAGTGGATGGCACCCCTCAAGTCGCTCGTCAGCAGGCAGCCGCGTGCCGACGGCGAGGCGCAGGCTtcgccggccccgccgccgccgccgcagccgcccTCCCAGAGTCCcaagcaggaggagaaaagccAG actCCATGA